The following nucleotide sequence is from Chryseobacterium sp. CY350.
TCAAATATTTCTATTAGGACATCTTCATATGACAGTGTTTCTTTTTTTCGAATAATCTTTTGCGCAAGTATATTGTTAAATAGTGTTTTTATGAAGGAAGGGGTTTTCCCTTCCAAATTATGAATAATCCTATTTAATTTTTTTTCATCACCTAAAAAGTCATTGTCCAGTCCCCGAATAAAGTTAACGACTAAACGTTCGGTTTCGTTTTGATTAGGTAATCCAACTTCAATAACAGTATTGAATCTTCTCCAGATTGCTTTGTCCAATAATTCCGGATGGTTGGTAGCGGCTATTAATAGATTAGATTTTGAAAAAGTATCAATATTTTGCAGCAAGCTATTTATAACTCGCTTTAGTTCTCCCAATTCATATTGATCATCTCTTGCTTTTGCAATGGCGTCAAACTCATCTAAAAAAAGAATACAAGGTTTTTCGTCAGCAAACTCAAATATCTTTCGGATATTTTTAGAAGTATTACCTAGCAAGGAAGATACAATAGCGTCAAACCTTGCTGTAATCAATGGTAGTCCTGTTTTATACGCAATATATTTTGCTATGGTTGTCTTTCCGCCTCCTGGTATTCCATAAAGCAATAATGAGTTAGAAATTTCAAGCCCATTTTTAATAAGTTCATTTTGATGGCTGTAAAGATTGATATAATCGTTAACTTTATTTGCAATATTTGGAGGTAAAACAACCTCGCCATCATTTTTGATTGGCATTGTAATATCAACAATGCTCATCCGACTTTCTTGATCCACAGGACTTGAAAGTAAAGAATCCATTGATACCATTGATGATGGTTTGTTATCTAATGCATTAATTATCAATTTCGCTAATTTTCCATCCCCATCCTTTTCTAATTTGTCTGCTAAAATTCTAGCGTAATTGTTTATTTTTTTAATATCCTTATTTAACCCCCCTTCAATAATTCTTAAAATTTCCGTGTACATTTTGATTGATTTCTGTTACAAATTTAATAATTATTGTAATATAAAAACCGATTAATGTAATTTTTTTTACAAAAAACGATATTATTTTAATTTAACTAGTTATATTTGTTCTAAACTTTGTAAGATGAATGGTAGATTAAAATTGATAGAACAACAGTTAATAGGTATTGATAGCGCAGCGTTTCAAAACCTATGCGATGTATACCTAAATTTTAAAGAAAACGACTTACAAAGTATTAGTAGAGCAGGAAGTCAGTTTGGTAAACAAAAGCCCATAAAAGGAACTCCTGATACTTTTTTCAGAAACGGTGAAGGGAAATTAATATTTGTTGAATTTACAACAACAAATATTGGTATAGTAAAAAAATTAAAAGGAGATATCAGCAAATGTATTGATTCAAGTTTTACAAAGATCGATTCTCGGGAAATTGAAAAAATTATTTTATTTTTTAACTCACGCTTGGCAGTAAAGCAAGAGCAAGAGATATTTAGATTTGCAAAAGATAAAAATGTATTCATTGAGCTGATAGGTCTTGATAAATTAGCTTTAGATATTTATATCAACTATCCCATTTTATCCAGAGACATCCTAGGAATAGCTTTGGAGACAGGTCAAATCCTCCCATTGTCATCTTTTATAAAAGAATATAATAATAAGGGAGGTAATCTCTCGACACCACTAGATAATCCTTTTTTAAATCGAGGTAAAGAATTATTGCGGATAAAAAATAGCCTGGCTAATAAAGATATCATTGTATTATCTGGATCTGCCGGAGTCGGAAAAACCAAACTAAGCTTAAAATCAATTGAGGAGTTTAAAGAAGAAAATATAGATTTCACGTCTTATGTTATTGTGAACAAGGATGCAGATATATGGGAAGATGTCAGGATGCAATTACAGAAAAATAAAAATTATATATTGTTAATTGATGATGCAAATAGACAACTTAATAATTTTAATCAAATTTTAGGGATTCTAAACGAGGAGAGAAGAGGTAAAGTT
It contains:
- a CDS encoding AAA family ATPase; the encoded protein is MYTEILRIIEGGLNKDIKKINNYARILADKLEKDGDGKLAKLIINALDNKPSSMVSMDSLLSSPVDQESRMSIVDITMPIKNDGEVVLPPNIANKVNDYINLYSHQNELIKNGLEISNSLLLYGIPGGGKTTIAKYIAYKTGLPLITARFDAIVSSLLGNTSKNIRKIFEFADEKPCILFLDEFDAIAKARDDQYELGELKRVINSLLQNIDTFSKSNLLIAATNHPELLDKAIWRRFNTVIEVGLPNQNETERLVVNFIRGLDNDFLGDEKKLNRIIHNLEGKTPSFIKTLFNNILAQKIIRKKETLSYEDVLIEIFESNHKDFSNEELIVFLNESGISQERITQIMNISIRQVRNNLKTK